The following are encoded in a window of Impatiens glandulifera chromosome 5, dImpGla2.1, whole genome shotgun sequence genomic DNA:
- the LOC124938892 gene encoding probable CCR4-associated factor 1 homolog 11, with translation MATIIRNVWNFNVLQEFKIIDKLIPLSSYASFDTEFPGTIYRPNIPKPFISSLSSSDNYILMKANVDILKLIQVGLTLSFVPDPHSGIVTSFVWQFNINDFDVDSDFQNPDSIILLKEHGINFARNKSYGISSYLFGNLLIRSGLLCRARHLTWVTFHGAYDFGFLVKILTQRPLPPNLVMFRFCKGLYGGLSRVAEMLNVERIAGQSHQAGSDSLLTMHVFFKLREVHFNRQSDDHLCLFKNILYGLQLPVLHQPRPMLTVGTVPIWPQSSSVVIYNV, from the exons TACAAGAATTTAAAATCATTGATAAGCTCATCCCACTATCATCTTATGCATCATTTGATACGGAATTTCCGGGAACAATCTATCGCCCGAATATCCCCAAACCCTTTATTTCTTCGCTCTCTTCAAGCGACAACTACATATTGATGAAAGCTAACGTAGATATTCTCAAATTAATCCAGGTTGGCCTCACTCTCTCTTTTGTACCCGACCCACATTCTGGTATTGTCACTTCATTCGTTTGGCAATTCAATATCAATGATTTCGACGTGGATTCAGATTTTCAGAACCCTGACTCCATCATTCTTTTAAAAGAACATGGAATCAACTTTGCCAGAAACAAATCCTATGGCATTAGTTCATATTTGTTCGGCAATCTTCTAATCAGGTCGGGTCTTTTATGTCGTGCTCGTCATCTTACATGGGTGACCTTCCACGGAGCTTATGATTTTGGGTTCCTTGTCAAGATCCTGACACAAAGGCCACTTCCACCTAACTTGGTCATGTTCAGG TTTTGCAAAGGGCTCTATGGAGGTTTAAGCCGAGTAGCGGAAATGCTAAATGTGGAGAGGATTGCAGGCCAGAGCCACCAAGCTGGATCTGATAGTCTTCTAACAATGCATGTGTTTTTCAAGCTTAGAGAAGTTCACTTTAATAGGCAATCCGATGATCATCTTTGTTTGTTCAAGAACATTCTTTATGGACTCCAATTGCCAGTCCTACATCAACCCCGTCCCATGCTGACAGTAGGGACAGTACCCATTTGGCCGCAATCTTCTAGTGTAGTTATTTATAATGTCTAA